The Micromonospora sp. NBC_00421 genome contains a region encoding:
- a CDS encoding TetR/AcrR family transcriptional regulator has protein sequence MTSPDEPERPPIWSRPARGLRGPAPTHSRYEIVAAAIAMADADGIGAVSMRAVAAALHTGAGSLYRYLSSRDDLLDLMVDRAAGELRPYPDGSGDWLDAMLRLAHRQLALYRRHPWLVEVLPRPTAPGPQSLAWFDHCLAILRPVPAATATKFEAIAMMTGVTSLFARRESAGPPVGFAGIDVAAFPNLTAALTAPPSPSAPRDLFETTVRSVLRGLLVDDPG, from the coding sequence GTGACGTCACCCGATGAGCCAGAGCGTCCGCCGATCTGGTCCCGGCCTGCGCGGGGCCTGCGCGGTCCCGCCCCGACGCACTCCCGGTACGAGATCGTGGCCGCCGCGATCGCGATGGCGGACGCCGACGGCATCGGCGCGGTCTCCATGCGGGCGGTCGCCGCCGCGCTGCACACCGGAGCCGGATCGCTCTACCGCTACCTGTCCTCCCGGGACGACCTGCTCGACCTGATGGTCGACCGGGCGGCGGGGGAGCTGCGCCCCTACCCGGATGGCAGCGGCGACTGGCTCGACGCGATGCTGCGCCTCGCCCACCGGCAGTTGGCGCTCTACCGCCGGCACCCGTGGCTGGTGGAGGTCCTACCCCGGCCGACCGCCCCCGGCCCGCAGAGCCTCGCCTGGTTCGACCACTGCCTGGCGATCCTGCGCCCGGTGCCGGCGGCGACCGCCACCAAGTTCGAGGCGATCGCCATGATGACCGGGGTGACGTCGCTGTTCGCCCGCCGGGAGTCCGCCGGCCCGCCGGTCGGCTTCGCCGGGATCGACGTGGCGGCGTTCCCGAACCTGACCGCCGCCCTCACCGCGCCGCCGTCACCGTCCGCACCCCGCGACCTCTTCGAGACGACGGTACGCAGCGTCCTGCGCGGACTGCTCGTCGACGACCCAGGGTAG
- a CDS encoding alpha/beta fold hydrolase: MEQDWTVQRVPAADGAEIVLHSVGSGPGLVVVHGGGVTIDIYRRLALRLADRFTVHLYNRRGRADAATRAEPYDGEQDVDDLATLLAHTGVRNVIGHSAGGFVALRAAARGLPIDRLALYDPAIQVNGLFPLGWVPAAQQAAQAGNTARALAITGGGLNTHSPASRLPLAVRTTLCRLFLRSPVGRTMGELLPTTLDESTLIQRHDGPPEQWAGVKAEVLLACGGAGPAYYRPIIEALAGAIPHARTLVVPGASHDALNRAPQPLVDALSGFFTAPAS; encoded by the coding sequence ATGGAACAGGACTGGACCGTCCAACGGGTGCCGGCAGCCGACGGTGCCGAGATCGTGCTCCACTCCGTCGGCAGCGGGCCGGGCCTCGTGGTCGTGCACGGCGGCGGCGTCACCATCGACATCTACCGTCGGCTGGCCCTGCGGCTGGCCGACCGGTTCACCGTCCACCTCTACAACCGGCGCGGGCGGGCCGACGCGGCGACCCGCGCCGAGCCCTACGACGGCGAGCAGGACGTCGACGATCTCGCCACGCTGCTGGCCCACACCGGGGTCCGCAACGTGATCGGCCACAGCGCCGGCGGCTTCGTGGCCCTGCGTGCCGCCGCCCGCGGCCTGCCGATCGACCGGCTCGCCCTCTACGACCCGGCGATCCAGGTCAACGGCCTGTTCCCCCTCGGGTGGGTGCCCGCCGCCCAGCAGGCGGCGCAGGCCGGCAACACCGCCCGCGCCCTGGCGATCACCGGCGGCGGCCTCAACACCCACTCGCCCGCGTCGCGCCTGCCGCTGGCCGTCCGGACCACCCTCTGCCGACTGTTCCTGCGGTCGCCGGTCGGGCGCACCATGGGCGAACTGCTGCCGACCACCCTCGACGAGAGCACGCTGATCCAGCGGCACGACGGCCCACCGGAGCAGTGGGCCGGCGTCAAGGCCGAGGTGCTGCTGGCCTGCGGCGGTGCCGGTCCGGCCTACTACCGGCCGATCATCGAGGCGCTGGCCGGGGCCATCCCGCACGCCCGCACGCTCGTGGTGCCGGGCGCGAGTCACGACGCGCTCAACCGGGCCCCGCAACCCCTGGTCGACGCGCTCTCCGGGTTCTTCACCGCCCCGGCCAGCTAG
- a CDS encoding multidrug effflux MFS transporter, with amino-acid sequence MSLRNVDTPSTPSRRRRPPGTPSMVALVLLTGVGPFATDAYIAALPELRRSLETSATVAQLTLTAFIVGMAAGQLLLGPVSDVRGRRGIVLASTLSFALLSLVCAVAPTGGILVLARLFQGIAAGTGLALGRAMVTDAWQGTRAAARFGTIASVTFLGPVLAPAVGGVILDHGTWRTVFLALTALGAVMAVAALVGLPETLPAHRRQAGGPREAVARMTELLHDRVFLSHLTVLCLAIAGFFTYIGGSSFVFQTVYRLDEARYTLVFATNAAGMAGAGLLFRLLVVRVGAARLRAVGVALSTVATLALLVVAVVDGRAGWPLAVPWVLLAVVVTGMGLTLPATTALAQEAGRRSAGTAAALQGGLGFLAGALVTPLTGLLGYATLLPMASAMAVFFVAACGVLILSARPGAPSQPLHSPTV; translated from the coding sequence GTGAGCCTGCGGAATGTCGACACGCCGTCCACGCCGTCACGGCGACGCCGCCCGCCGGGCACCCCGTCCATGGTGGCGTTGGTGCTGTTGACCGGGGTCGGGCCGTTCGCCACCGACGCGTACATCGCCGCCTTGCCCGAGCTGCGGCGCTCCCTGGAGACCAGCGCCACCGTGGCGCAGCTGACCCTGACCGCGTTCATCGTCGGGATGGCCGCCGGCCAGCTCCTGCTCGGCCCGGTCAGCGACGTCCGGGGCCGGCGGGGCATCGTGCTGGCGAGCACGCTGAGCTTCGCGCTGCTGTCGCTGGTCTGCGCGGTCGCCCCGACCGGTGGGATCCTGGTGCTGGCCCGGCTCTTTCAGGGCATCGCCGCCGGCACCGGACTGGCGCTCGGCCGGGCGATGGTGACCGACGCCTGGCAGGGTACGCGGGCCGCCGCCCGGTTCGGCACCATCGCCTCGGTGACCTTCCTCGGTCCGGTGCTGGCACCGGCCGTCGGCGGGGTGATCCTCGACCACGGCACCTGGCGTACCGTGTTCCTCGCCCTCACCGCGCTCGGGGCGGTGATGGCGGTGGCCGCGCTGGTCGGGCTGCCGGAGACGCTGCCCGCACACCGCCGGCAGGCGGGCGGCCCGCGCGAGGCGGTGGCGCGGATGACCGAACTGCTGCACGACCGGGTGTTCCTGAGCCATCTCACCGTGCTGTGCCTGGCCATCGCCGGTTTCTTCACCTACATCGGCGGGTCGTCGTTCGTCTTCCAGACGGTCTACCGGCTGGACGAGGCCCGCTACACCCTCGTCTTCGCCACCAACGCCGCCGGGATGGCCGGGGCCGGGCTGCTGTTCCGGCTGCTTGTGGTGCGGGTCGGGGCCGCCCGGCTGCGGGCGGTCGGGGTGGCCCTGTCCACTGTGGCCACCCTCGCCCTGCTGGTCGTCGCCGTGGTCGACGGGCGGGCCGGATGGCCGCTGGCGGTGCCGTGGGTGCTGCTCGCCGTGGTGGTGACCGGGATGGGCCTGACCCTGCCGGCGACCACCGCGCTGGCCCAGGAGGCGGGCCGCCGTTCCGCCGGCACCGCCGCCGCCCTCCAGGGTGGCCTGGGTTTCCTGGCCGGCGCGCTGGTCACGCCGCTGACCGGTCTCCTCGGGTACGCGACCCTGCTGCCCATGGCGTCGGCGATGGCGGTCTTCTTCGTGGCGGCCTGCGGGGTGCTGATCCTGTCGGCCCGGCCCGGCGCGCCCTCTCAGCCACTTCACAGTCCTACCGTTTAG
- a CDS encoding RHS repeat-associated core domain-containing protein, which yields MGKPVVSPKSKPSVWLFDTPHTTPSRAASLAGAAPSVPKGTGPVRNATQLSFSLSDRLQAKVNVGSGNLMLSSTELTLPGVAENVTVGATFNSLLLGSDLATGAHGAGWRTRAGQDVKLYPADDDSVTYAAADGVVGKFTASGSGYSAPSEFKATLAHNGTGWKLTEHDSGKKLFFGSDGLLDKTEDRNDNVTDVAYSGGQMTGITSDRGPTAARTAAATWTAGKISKYRQTGSDGSWREVSYAYDGNGRLQKIQSATWRKVLFEYDTAGDLTKITTKDNTYVTITYDGQHRVTSLTQVTDNATMQGSTTRLAYPTSSQTLVADARQDISLAVSAVPHTTYDLNSSKRVTKTTDPAGNEQSKTYTPFSDVATSVSPENSTVTNTFGANAGESMTKSESPTGASASAAYANAATSTNPTANFQPSSSIDTQSNSSTYTYNGAGNPTSTADALAAKAEVDYNTDGTVKTSTDPANTGNPTNYGYDGSRQLTTVTPPTGNGLATKTMTYDPYGRLKTVNDGCTTSYTYTLDDRISQIDYSGCGTQPPVTYDYGGTGNLLTRVDATGTTAWSYDNLNRLRERNNPGGGILTYVPDAVGNLVELTDGRGTTKYYYNTRNWLVRMDTAGNTRYNFQYDKDGNRTYTYFATNETNSSWALRTQTTYDKSNRPTRITATRNSASPATVFDVTYCHAEYTSGQPCSTAKADDTGLRQWQKDEVTAAVSQFTYDKANRLTKATNYNGKTYDYAYNSNGNRTSVKVDGTTTQTLTYNTANQITTTNNTYDGRGNQTRVSTPSVNPVTYNSVKQMTGANSGSYSYAGTDQVELVQNTTATMQYGMEDQHGMPWLQSWTANGSTAYVERDGIGTPLGLRLGSTDHAYVLDALGSPVAIVKADGTVSATYRYDPYGTGTTTDEYNLGQSNLIRYTGGTYDPTTGFTKFGQRWYNPGQGRFTQQDNLSFIGSPEKGNRYAYAACSPLNFIDPTGMDTGTNIGTTMVGVITTVMCEATVVLGAAALTASSGGAGFLVAAQGVGWAGALCTGVGAAVGFGLSQLTD from the coding sequence GTGGGCAAGCCCGTCGTGTCCCCGAAGTCGAAGCCCTCGGTCTGGTTGTTCGACACGCCACACACCACCCCGTCGCGGGCCGCCTCGCTCGCGGGGGCGGCACCGTCGGTGCCGAAGGGCACCGGGCCGGTACGCAACGCCACCCAGCTGTCGTTCTCGCTCAGTGACCGCCTACAGGCGAAGGTCAACGTCGGTTCCGGCAACCTGATGCTGAGCAGCACCGAGCTCACCCTGCCCGGTGTCGCGGAGAACGTCACAGTCGGCGCGACCTTCAACAGCCTGCTGCTGGGCAGTGACCTGGCGACCGGCGCACACGGGGCGGGGTGGCGCACCCGCGCCGGCCAGGACGTCAAGCTCTACCCGGCCGACGACGACTCGGTCACGTACGCCGCCGCCGACGGCGTGGTCGGCAAGTTCACCGCCTCCGGTTCCGGCTACTCCGCGCCGAGCGAGTTCAAGGCCACCCTGGCGCACAACGGGACCGGCTGGAAACTCACCGAGCACGACAGTGGCAAGAAACTGTTCTTCGGCTCCGACGGGCTGCTGGACAAGACGGAGGACCGCAACGACAACGTCACCGACGTCGCCTACAGCGGCGGGCAGATGACCGGCATCACCTCCGACCGCGGCCCCACCGCGGCGCGCACTGCGGCGGCGACGTGGACCGCCGGCAAGATCAGTAAGTACCGGCAGACCGGCAGCGACGGCAGTTGGCGGGAGGTGTCCTACGCCTACGACGGCAACGGCCGCCTCCAGAAGATCCAGTCGGCGACGTGGCGCAAGGTGCTGTTCGAGTACGACACCGCCGGTGACCTCACGAAGATCACCACGAAGGACAACACCTACGTCACCATCACCTACGACGGTCAGCACCGGGTCACCTCGCTGACCCAGGTCACCGACAACGCCACCATGCAGGGCTCCACCACCCGCCTGGCGTACCCGACCTCCTCCCAGACGCTTGTCGCCGACGCCCGGCAGGACATCTCGCTGGCCGTCTCGGCGGTGCCGCACACCACCTACGACCTGAACAGCAGCAAACGGGTCACCAAGACGACCGACCCGGCCGGCAACGAGCAGAGCAAGACCTACACGCCGTTCAGCGACGTGGCCACCTCGGTCAGCCCGGAGAACTCGACTGTCACCAACACCTTCGGCGCGAACGCCGGTGAGTCGATGACCAAGTCGGAGTCCCCGACCGGGGCCAGCGCCTCCGCCGCCTACGCCAACGCCGCGACCTCGACGAACCCGACGGCGAACTTCCAGCCGTCGTCCTCGATCGACACCCAGAGCAACAGCTCGACCTACACCTACAACGGCGCCGGCAACCCCACCTCCACCGCCGACGCCCTCGCGGCGAAGGCCGAGGTCGACTACAACACCGACGGCACCGTCAAGACCTCGACCGACCCGGCCAACACCGGCAACCCCACCAACTACGGCTACGACGGCAGCAGGCAACTCACCACTGTCACCCCGCCGACCGGCAACGGCCTGGCGACCAAGACCATGACATACGACCCCTACGGCCGGCTGAAGACCGTCAACGACGGCTGCACCACCAGCTACACCTACACCCTGGACGACCGGATCTCCCAGATCGACTACTCCGGATGCGGCACGCAGCCCCCGGTCACCTATGACTACGGCGGCACCGGCAACCTGCTCACCCGCGTCGACGCCACCGGCACCACCGCCTGGTCGTACGACAATCTCAACCGGCTCCGCGAGCGGAACAACCCCGGCGGTGGCATTCTGACGTACGTGCCGGACGCAGTGGGCAACCTGGTGGAGCTGACCGACGGTCGGGGCACCACGAAGTACTACTACAACACCCGCAACTGGCTGGTCCGGATGGACACCGCCGGGAACACCCGCTACAACTTCCAGTACGACAAGGACGGCAACCGCACCTACACGTACTTCGCCACCAACGAGACCAACAGCAGTTGGGCGTTGCGCACCCAGACGACATACGACAAGTCGAACCGGCCGACCCGGATCACCGCCACCCGCAACTCGGCCAGCCCGGCCACCGTCTTCGACGTCACCTACTGCCACGCCGAGTACACCTCGGGTCAGCCCTGCTCGACGGCAAAGGCCGACGACACCGGCCTGCGCCAGTGGCAGAAGGACGAGGTGACCGCCGCCGTCAGCCAATTCACCTACGACAAGGCCAACCGGCTGACCAAGGCCACCAACTACAACGGCAAGACCTACGACTACGCCTACAACAGCAACGGCAACCGCACCAGCGTCAAGGTCGACGGCACCACCACCCAGACCCTGACCTACAACACCGCCAACCAGATCACCACCACCAACAACACCTACGACGGCCGCGGCAACCAGACCAGGGTCAGCACGCCCTCGGTCAACCCGGTGACGTACAACTCGGTCAAGCAGATGACCGGCGCCAACAGCGGCAGCTACTCCTACGCCGGCACCGACCAGGTCGAACTCGTCCAGAACACCACGGCCACCATGCAGTACGGCATGGAAGACCAACACGGCATGCCATGGCTGCAGTCCTGGACGGCGAACGGCTCGACCGCCTACGTCGAACGCGACGGCATCGGCACCCCGTTGGGTCTGCGGCTCGGATCCACCGACCACGCCTACGTGCTCGACGCGCTCGGCTCGCCAGTGGCCATCGTCAAGGCAGACGGCACCGTCTCGGCCACCTACCGCTACGATCCCTACGGCACGGGGACGACCACCGACGAATACAACCTTGGCCAGAGCAACCTCATCCGCTACACCGGCGGCACGTACGACCCGACCACCGGATTCACCAAGTTCGGGCAGCGCTGGTACAACCCGGGACAGGGCCGCTTCACCCAACAGGACAACCTCAGCTTCATCGGCAGCCCCGAGAAGGGGAACCGCTATGCTTACGCTGCCTGCAGCCCTCTGAATTTCATTGACCCCACAGGTATGGACACGGGCACCAATATCGGAACGACGATGGTCGGCGTGATCACTACCGTCATGTGTGAGGCAACCGTCGTCCTTGGGGCTGCTGCCTTAACCGCATCCTCTGGCGGTGCTGGGTTTCTCGTGGCAGCGCAGGGCGTCGGATGGGCGGGGGCACTATGCACTGGCGTGGGAGCAGCGGTAGGCTTCGGGCTCAGCCAATTGACCGATTGA
- a CDS encoding LolA family protein: MSLLKNRSTLRWLVPLAAAVTVVGGGAAIGTFAANAEPALPPRSAAQLLVDLQTARLDGLSGTVVQRADLGLPPLAGLAGGDAALLTGTHTLRVWYSGPDRQRVALLDTLGERDVVRSGRDVWTWDSKANTATHRTLPESTGRAAEGALPVTPKEAAERALAAVDPSTLVTTGRSATVAGRDAYELVLTPRDQASLVHQVRIAIDATEHVPLRFEVLADGADQPAFELAFTQVDYRRPDADQFTFNPPPGVKVTEATGDRPGPKAGAHPKAGAGKPDAAQRPDADGDAGLRTVGTGWTTVLVARTDAADAARTPAGGAAKPGPGDGPGAAQALDLLNGLPKVSGDWGSGRLFSAKLFSVLLTDDGRVLAGAVTPERLYQAARD, from the coding sequence TGCCGCGATCGGCACGTTCGCGGCGAACGCCGAACCCGCCCTGCCCCCGCGCAGCGCCGCCCAGCTTCTCGTCGACCTGCAGACCGCCCGGCTGGACGGGCTGTCCGGCACGGTGGTGCAGCGCGCCGATCTCGGGCTGCCGCCGCTGGCCGGGCTGGCCGGTGGGGATGCCGCGCTGCTCACCGGCACGCACACCCTTCGGGTCTGGTACTCCGGGCCGGACCGGCAGCGGGTCGCGCTGCTCGACACCCTCGGCGAGCGGGACGTCGTCCGCTCCGGCCGGGACGTGTGGACCTGGGACAGCAAGGCCAACACCGCGACGCACCGCACCCTGCCGGAGTCGACCGGGCGGGCGGCGGAGGGCGCGTTGCCGGTCACCCCGAAGGAGGCCGCCGAACGGGCCCTGGCCGCCGTCGACCCGAGCACGCTGGTCACCACCGGCCGGTCGGCCACCGTCGCCGGTCGGGACGCGTACGAGTTGGTGCTCACCCCGCGTGACCAGGCGTCCCTGGTGCACCAGGTGCGGATCGCCATCGACGCGACCGAGCACGTGCCGTTGCGGTTCGAGGTGCTCGCCGACGGTGCCGACCAGCCGGCCTTCGAGCTGGCCTTCACCCAGGTCGACTACCGGCGGCCGGACGCCGACCAGTTCACCTTCAACCCGCCGCCCGGGGTGAAGGTGACTGAGGCGACCGGTGACCGCCCGGGGCCGAAGGCCGGCGCGCACCCGAAGGCGGGGGCCGGGAAGCCCGACGCGGCGCAGCGGCCCGACGCGGACGGCGACGCCGGTCTGCGTACCGTCGGGACCGGCTGGACCACGGTGCTGGTGGCGCGGACGGACGCGGCGGACGCGGCGCGGACCCCGGCCGGCGGTGCGGCGAAGCCCGGACCGGGTGACGGTCCCGGCGCGGCCCAGGCCCTCGACCTGCTCAACGGGTTGCCGAAGGTCAGCGGGGACTGGGGCAGCGGCCGGTTGTTCAGCGCGAAGCTGTTCAGCGTGCTGCTCACCGACGACGGACGGGTGCTCGCCGGAGCGGTGACGCCGGAGCGGCTCTACCAGGCCGCGCGCGACTGA
- a CDS encoding sporulation protein, translating to MVFKKMLSAFGVGGPSVDTVLANPNTRPGLTLDGNVNLVGGDAPANIEQIGIGLVTRVEVEGGDGEYAGVMEFHRMVVSGPLQLAPKQQLAIPFQFPVPWETPITDVYGQRLHGMTMGLRTELAIARAVDKSDLDQVNVHPLPVHEHILGAFQQLGFRFKHADLERGHIRGSQQTLPFYQEIEFFAAPQYAQAISEVELTFVTSPHGVEVVLECDKRGGFLSSGHDVFGRYTVSHADADRVDWAQVVDGWLRETTSTYGNLRASSGFGAPTHGYPMHGQSHGHHGRGPGMGGVVAGAALGVAGGLIAGELLDDAFEGDDDGGDFGGDFE from the coding sequence ATGGTCTTCAAGAAGATGCTGAGCGCGTTCGGTGTCGGTGGGCCCAGCGTCGACACCGTCCTGGCCAACCCGAACACCCGGCCCGGCCTGACCCTCGACGGCAACGTGAACCTGGTCGGCGGGGACGCCCCCGCCAACATCGAGCAGATCGGCATCGGCCTGGTCACCCGGGTCGAGGTCGAGGGCGGCGACGGCGAGTACGCCGGGGTGATGGAGTTCCACCGGATGGTGGTCAGCGGCCCGCTCCAGCTCGCGCCGAAGCAGCAGCTCGCCATCCCGTTCCAGTTCCCGGTGCCGTGGGAGACCCCGATCACCGACGTCTACGGTCAGCGCCTGCACGGCATGACCATGGGTCTGCGTACCGAGCTGGCCATCGCCCGCGCGGTCGACAAGAGCGACCTGGACCAGGTCAACGTGCACCCGCTGCCGGTGCACGAGCACATCCTCGGCGCGTTCCAGCAGCTCGGTTTCCGGTTCAAGCACGCCGACCTGGAGCGGGGCCACATCCGGGGCTCCCAGCAGACGCTGCCGTTCTACCAGGAGATCGAGTTCTTCGCGGCACCCCAGTACGCACAGGCCATCTCCGAGGTCGAGCTGACCTTCGTCACCAGCCCGCACGGGGTCGAGGTGGTGCTGGAGTGCGACAAGCGGGGCGGCTTCCTCAGCTCCGGGCATGACGTGTTCGGCCGCTACACCGTCTCGCACGCCGACGCCGACCGGGTCGACTGGGCCCAGGTCGTCGACGGCTGGCTGCGCGAGACCACCTCGACGTACGGCAACCTCCGCGCCTCCTCCGGGTTCGGTGCTCCCACCCACGGCTACCCGATGCACGGCCAGAGCCACGGCCACCACGGCCGGGGTCCCGGAATGGGCGGCGTGGTGGCCGGCGCGGCGCTCGGTGTCGCCGGGGGCCTGATCGCCGGTGAACTGCTCGACGACGCCTTCGAGGGCGACGACGACGGCGGTGACTTCGGCGGCGACTTCGAGTGA
- a CDS encoding HelD family protein: MRPDELRQHDDEIGREQTYVSMLYGRLDDLREQAARRLTDELRAGGGGTQQDRSQRDSAVRMYADQVEQFSAVEQGLAFGRLDGADGSRHYVGRIGIFDNDGDYDPLLMDWRAPAARPFYLATAANPQGIRQRRHLRTRERKVTGLNDEVLDIQAASPTGHEELTGEASLLAALDAGRTGRMRDIVETIQAEQDRIIRADLPGVLVVQGGPGTGKTAVALHRAAYLLYTHRQQLSTRGVLLVGPNATFLRYISQVLPALAETGVLLSTPGDLFPGVSARRTEPARTAALKGRAVLAEVLAAAVRDRQWVPDEPLEIELPQREVLPLDPATVRRARDRVRRTGRPHNLARALFDIEIVHALADQVAERIGADPLGGENLLEEADRAEIRRELREEPEITAALDRLWPVLTPQRLLADLYASPERIAAAAPMLTDAERALLHRPAGGGWTPADVPLLDEAAELLGEDERAAAARRERIRSFQREYAEGVLDIARGSRSIDVEDDADGGEILGVTDLIDAERLLERQEETDRLTTAQRAAADRSWAFGHVIVDEAQELTPMAWRLLMRRCPSRSMTIVGDVAQTGALAGTPSWAEALEPYVAQRWRLEELTVSYRTPAEIMAVAAEVLTGIDPALRPPRSVRRSGVPPWDRTVGADRLAAELVEAANREAAGLAGAGSDARPGDREGRLGVIVPASRADELASVVLAALPEAAVGEQPELESRVVLLTVGQAKGLEFDSVLVVDPDGIVAESPRGRSDLYVALTRATQRLGVLRPTP, encoded by the coding sequence ATGCGCCCGGACGAGCTGCGGCAACACGATGACGAGATCGGCCGCGAGCAGACGTACGTCTCGATGCTCTACGGCCGGCTGGACGACCTGCGTGAGCAGGCCGCCCGGCGGCTCACCGACGAATTGCGCGCCGGTGGCGGCGGCACCCAGCAGGACCGCTCCCAACGCGACAGCGCTGTCCGGATGTACGCCGACCAGGTCGAGCAGTTCTCGGCGGTCGAGCAGGGGCTGGCCTTCGGCCGGCTCGACGGCGCCGACGGCAGCCGGCACTACGTCGGCCGGATCGGCATCTTCGACAACGACGGTGACTACGACCCGCTGCTGATGGACTGGCGGGCGCCGGCCGCCCGACCCTTCTATCTCGCCACCGCCGCCAACCCGCAGGGCATCCGGCAACGGCGGCACCTGCGCACCCGGGAACGCAAGGTCACCGGCCTCAACGACGAGGTGCTGGACATCCAGGCGGCCTCCCCCACCGGCCACGAGGAGCTGACCGGCGAGGCGTCCCTGCTCGCCGCGCTCGACGCCGGGCGTACCGGCCGGATGCGGGACATCGTCGAGACCATCCAGGCCGAGCAGGACCGGATCATCCGGGCCGACCTGCCGGGGGTACTGGTCGTGCAGGGCGGGCCGGGCACCGGTAAGACGGCCGTCGCGCTGCACCGCGCCGCGTACCTGCTCTACACCCACCGGCAGCAGCTCTCCACCCGGGGCGTGCTGCTGGTCGGGCCGAACGCCACCTTCCTGCGGTACATCTCCCAGGTGCTGCCGGCGCTGGCCGAGACGGGCGTGCTGCTCAGCACCCCGGGCGACCTCTTCCCCGGGGTCAGCGCCCGCCGCACCGAGCCGGCCCGGACCGCCGCGCTCAAGGGGCGGGCGGTGCTGGCCGAGGTGCTCGCCGCCGCCGTACGGGACCGGCAGTGGGTGCCCGACGAACCGCTGGAGATCGAACTGCCCCAGCGGGAGGTGCTGCCGCTCGACCCGGCGACCGTACGCCGGGCCCGGGACCGGGTCCGGCGTACCGGCCGCCCGCACAACCTGGCCCGCGCCCTGTTCGACATCGAGATCGTGCACGCCCTGGCCGACCAGGTCGCCGAGCGGATCGGCGCCGACCCGCTCGGCGGGGAGAACCTGCTGGAGGAGGCGGACCGCGCCGAGATCCGCCGGGAACTGCGGGAGGAACCGGAGATCACCGCCGCGCTGGACAGGCTCTGGCCGGTGCTCACCCCGCAGCGCCTCCTCGCCGACCTGTACGCCTCCCCGGAGCGGATCGCCGCCGCCGCGCCGATGCTCACCGACGCCGAACGCGCCCTGCTGCACCGCCCGGCCGGCGGTGGCTGGACGCCTGCCGACGTGCCGCTGCTGGACGAGGCCGCCGAGCTGCTCGGCGAGGACGAGCGGGCCGCCGCCGCCCGCCGGGAACGGATCCGCTCCTTCCAACGCGAGTACGCCGAGGGCGTGCTGGACATCGCCCGGGGCTCCCGCTCGATCGACGTGGAGGACGACGCCGACGGCGGCGAGATCCTCGGTGTCACCGACCTGATCGACGCCGAGCGGCTGCTGGAACGGCAGGAGGAAACCGACCGGCTGACCACCGCGCAGCGGGCCGCCGCCGACCGGAGCTGGGCGTTCGGCCATGTCATCGTCGACGAGGCGCAGGAGCTCACCCCGATGGCCTGGCGGCTGCTGATGCGCCGCTGCCCGAGCCGGTCGATGACCATCGTCGGGGACGTGGCGCAGACCGGCGCGCTGGCCGGCACCCCGTCCTGGGCCGAGGCGCTGGAACCGTACGTCGCGCAGCGGTGGCGGCTGGAGGAGTTGACGGTCAGCTACCGCACCCCGGCCGAGATCATGGCGGTCGCCGCCGAGGTGCTCACCGGGATCGACCCGGCACTACGCCCACCCCGCTCGGTACGCCGCAGCGGCGTACCACCGTGGGACCGGACGGTCGGGGCGGACCGGCTCGCCGCCGAGCTGGTCGAGGCGGCCAACCGGGAGGCCGCCGGGCTGGCCGGTGCCGGCTCGGATGCCCGTCCGGGTGACCGGGAGGGGCGGCTCGGGGTGATCGTGCCGGCCAGCCGGGCCGACGAGCTGGCGAGCGTCGTGCTGGCCGCGCTACCCGAGGCGGCGGTGGGCGAACAACCCGAACTGGAGAGCCGGGTGGTGCTGCTCACCGTCGGCCAGGCCAAGGGCCTGGAGTTCGACTCGGTGCTGGTGGTCGACCCGGACGGGATCGTCGCCGAGTCCCCGCGCGGGCGCAGCGACCTCTACGTCGCACTGACCCGCGCCACCCAACGCCTGGGCGTGCTCCGCCCCACCCCCTGA